From Pseudomonas sp. G2-4:
CGGCCCAGTAGGCCATGCGCCCGCGGTACACGTTGTGGGTCAGGTGGTCGATGATTTTCAGGCCCGCGCCCACCGGATTGCGGTCAACACCCTCGATAAACACGAAGTCGATGTCATAGATCGAGCTGCCTTCGCCAAAACGGTCGATCAGGTACAACGGCGCACCACCGATGCCTTTGATCGCCGGCAGGTTCAGCTCCATCGGACCGGTTTCGATGTGGATCGGCTGGGCACCGAGCTCCAGGGCGCGTTTGTAGGCCTGTTGCGAATCCTTGACCCGAAAGGCCATGCCGCACACCGACGGGCCGTGTTCGGCGGCGAAGTACGAGGCCACGCTGTGGGGTTCGTTGTTGAGAATCAGGTTGATCGCGCCCTGGCGATACAGGTGCACGTCCTTGGAGCGGTGGCTGGCCACTTTGGTGAAGCCCATGATCTCGAAGATCGGCTCCAAGGTGTTGGGCGTTGGGGATGCGAATTCGATGAATTCAAAGCCCATCAGGCCCATGGGGTTTTCGTATAGATCTGCCATGTCGGCGCCTCATCATTGTTATCAATTAACCAAAAACGTTAGTTGCTAGCCATGCTGAGGACGCGCGGTGGCGCGCAGGAAATGCCGCGAACGCTGCGGGCGAGGAAATCGCCGTAGATCAGTTGAAACCCAAATATCTTCATTGTCGACCCAAGGCTCTTGCGGGCGAGGCTTCTGCTGTCAGAAGACGTTTATTCTTATATGCGTAAATCGATTCTACACAGCGTAACGAGATTTGTCCGTCTTCTGTATCAAATCGCCTTTCCCGCCGACCGCGCAAGGGGTTTGTTGCACAGGAAAATGCCCACCAGGATCAGCCCGCCGCCTACGCACATCAAGGCCGTTAACCGTTCGTCCAGCAACAGCGCCCCCAGCAGCACCGCCGTCAGCGGATTGAGCGCAATGAATACGCCGGAACGGGTCGCGCCAATCCGACGAATGCCGTCGTACCAAGCAATGTAGGCCAGGGCCGAACCCAACACGCCGAGGTAGAGCAGGCTCAGCCATTGCCGCGCGTCCAACCCGCGCAGTGCTTCGAGGCGCATCTCGCCACCTGCCACGCAGGCCAGCCACAACATCAGCGTCCCCAGCAGGATCGACCAGGTCACGGTCTGCAAGGGACCAAGGCTTTCATTCAAGCTTCTGGAAAACAGCGAATAGATGCCCCAGCCCAGCACACAGCCAAAAATCAGCAGGTCGCCAATCCAGCCCTGCGCGGTGTTCTGCAGCAGGGACGGATCACGACTGACGATCACCAGTCCCGCCCCACCGATGCACAACACGATGCCCGCCACTTTCAACCGGCCCAGCCGTTCCTTGAATAGCCACCAGGACGCCAACCCGATCACCGCCGGGTTCAAGGCCACGATCAACGAGGCCCGCGACGCGTTGATGTACTGCAAGCCGTAAAAGAAGCACAGGTTATAGAAGAAGATACCGAAGAACCCCAGCGCAGCCAGTTGCAGCCCTTGCTTGAGGCTGGGCCTGACCAGCGGGATCCGGGCCAGCGCGAGGAACAGCAGCAGGGCGATACTGGCCAGCAGGAATCGCAGGCTGGCGGCGAACAGGGGTGCCAGGGCATCGGAAAGAATCCGGCCGGCTACGAAAGTCCCGCCCCAGATCATAGTGACCATGGCGAGCTTCAGGTAGACCGGCAGGTCTGAAGGCGTTGGGATGGTTTGCTCGAGGGTTTTCATCGTTCACCGTATTGAAGTCAATCGAATACCCGTGGCGAGGGAGCTTGCTCCCGCTGGGCTGCGAAGCAGTCCTCTCGTCCGGGCAGGTTGCGCCTGGCCATTTGTAAGGGGCCCGCTGCGCGGTCCAGCGAGAGCAAGCTCCCTCGCCACGGTTCCGCAGATTGCACAGATACCGTATTGTCATCCTCATATTTCATCATCGTAAAATGAGCAATCACTCATGACCCTCACCCAACTGGAAATCTTCTCCCTGGTCGCCGAGCTGCGTGGCTTCACCGCTGCGGCAACACGATTGGGCATCGGCCAGTCAGCGGTGTCCCATGCCATCAAATCCCTGGAGCAGGAATTGGGGGTGGAACTGCTAAGGCGGCATCAGTCCCCAGTGGAACTCAGCGACATTGGCCAACAATTGCTACTGCGGGCCCGGGCCATGCTCGGTCTGGCCAACACCTTGCGCCAGGAAGCCGCCGACGCCCGGGGCATGCGCCGGGGCACCTTGCGCATTGGCTCGTTCGGCCCGACGTCGTCGATGAAATTGCTGCCCGCTATCCTGCAACGCTACCGCGCACTGCACCCGGGGATCGAAGTGCACATCGATGAAGGACCGGACCGACAAGTCATCCAGTGGCTGGATGAACGACGGATCGACGTCGGCTTTGTGGTGCTGCCCGAGGACCGTTTCGATACGTTCGCGCTGATGGAAGATCAGATGGTCGCCCTGCTGCCCACTGCCCATCCCCTCGCTGCCCAGGCCAGCCTGAGTCTCAAGGACCTGTGCAACGATCCCTTCGTGCTTACCGAGGCTGGATCGTCGGAGCTGGTTTCGCGGCTGTTCAATGCCGCCCGACTCACACCGAATGTACGCTTTCGTTGCTCGCAACTGCTCAGCACCCTGGATGTCGTCCGGCGCGGTGAGGCGGTGAGCGTGGTGTCCGAAGGCTCGCTACCAGGCGGCGACAATGCGGGTTTCGTCACGCGGCCGTTGTCGCCGCGGATTCCGCGCCAGATTGGCCTCGCCGTCTTGGACAGCCGCCAGGCATCCCCCGCCACCCTGGCGTTCATCGAACTGGCTCGGCAAGCGTGAGCCCGAGCCAGGTACGACACGAATCGCAAGTCCATCTAGAATGGCCAGTACTCGATATTGCCCCCTTGATCCCTTTCCTCTCGCCCCACAGGTTGTGCAGATGCCATTGACCGCCACACGTTCGCGCACGCGGCCCCGTCGCTACCTGATCACCCTGCTCTGCGCCCTTCTCCCAATGCTGTCGGGGCTGGGCATTCTGTACCTGCAAGCGACGCGGACACTGGAGCAACAGACCCGGCAGACTGCCGAAGAGCTGGTCAGGCAGGTCGAGTTGATGCTCGACAACACCGCATTGTCGGCCCGTGAGTTGTTGCCCCTGGCCGGCCAGCCCTGCGAAGCAGTGAAGCTGGCATTACGCGAACAAGTGACGCGCCGGCCCTTTGTCCGTTCGACCAACCTGGTGCGAGACAACACCCTGTATTGCAGTTCGTTGTTCGGCGCCTTCGAGGAAAAGGTCAATCCCGGCGATTATCACCAGGGCGCGTTGTGGCTCATGAACGGCAACCCGGTCACGCCCGATACCGCGCTGCTGATCTACCGGCTCAACGAGGGCGAGCAAGGGGCGTTGGCGACGCTCGATGGGTATCACCTGGCCAATGTCCTGCGCCTGATCGGTGGCCAGACTCGACTGCTGTTACAAGTCGGGCCGAACTGGTTGGCGGCGGACGGCAAGGTTCGACAAGCGCCACTGCCGACCCTGGCGGTCGCACGGAGCGACCTCATCTCATCGCGCTACCCCTTCAATGTTGAAGCCGGCTTTGATGAGGGTGAAGTCTGGCGCTACATGACCCGGGAATATCCGCCGCTGTTCAGCCTGCTGATCTTCTTCGGTGTGATTGCCGGGACACTCGGTCACTGCTTGCAAAAGCGCGCCTCGTCTCCCAGCCACGAACTGCAACGGGCGCTGGAGGCTGGAGAGTTCGTTCCGTACCTGCAACCGGTCGTGCACGGCGACAGCAAGCGCTGGGCCGGCGTCGAAGTGTTGATGCGCTGGAACCATCCCACGGAAGGCCTGGTACGCCCGGACCTGTTCATTCCATTCGCCGAACACAGCGGCTTGATCGTGCCGATGACCCGGACGCTGATGCTGCAAACCCGGCACCTGCTGGCGCCACTTACCTCGCTGCTTGAAGCACCGTTTCATGTCGGCATCAACATCACCGCTCGCCACTGCCAGGATCTGGCGCTGGTGGACGACTGCCGCGCGTTCCTGGATGCCTTCCCACCCGGCACGATTACGCTGGTGTTGGAGTTGACCGAACGCGAGTTGATCGAACCGACGCCCATCACTCACCGATTGTTCGAACAGTTGCGTGAGCTGGGCGTCAAGATCGCCATCGACGATTTCGGTACAGGTCATTCCAGCCTGGGCTACTTGCGTCAGTTCAACGTGGACTTCCTGAAGATCGACCAGAGTTTTGTCGCGATGATCGGTGCCGACGCCCTGTCGCGTCACATACTCGACAGCATCATCGAACTGTCGGGCAAGCTGGACCTGGGCATTGTTGCCGAGGGCGTCGAAACGCTGGAACAAAGCGATTACCTGGCCGCCCACGGGGTGAACTTTTTACAAGGTTACCTATTTAGCCACCCGATTAGCGGGCAGGACTTCATTGAGACCTTGACCGCCATTAATGGCAATTACCCGCCGCCAGCCTATTGACGACGACGCTCAAACGGACAGAAACCGTTTGCTGTTGTTACATAAAGAAAAAGTTACGATTTACACATATGGGATTAACTACTACAATTTTTTGTACCTGCACTAGATAGCAGGAGAGTCATTATCACCGCGTCGCTTCAAGGCACTTGGCTTATAGCTTTGTTTGCGGTTGGTATCAGCCAAACATTCTGATTGGAGTAACGATTTTGTCCAGACTCGCTGAATTTCGTGCAGCCGAAAGGGCCCTTCAAGAACAGCTCAAGCAGCTGGAATCGCTGAAGAACGATGCCGGGCTCAAGAAAGAAATCGAATTCGAAGAAAAGCTCCAGGGACTGATGAAAACCTACGGCAAGAGCCTGCGCGACATCATCGCGATCCTTGACCCAAAGCCGTCCAAGGCTGGCTTGCCAGCGGCCAAGCCCGTTAAAACCCGCCGTGCACGCGTGGTCAAGGTTTACCATAACCCGCACACCGGTGAGTTGATCGAAACCAAAGGCGGCAACCATCGCGGCCTGAAGGCCTGGAAAGAACAATACGGTGCGGGCACCGTTGATTCCTGGTTGCGTGGTTGACATCCCCAGATGAAAAAAGCCCTGAGACACTCAGGGCTTTTTTATGCGCTCAACTTTTGGATCGCGCCTGCGGCGTATTGTGCTGATAGGCTTATAGTTTCAGGCTATTTCGTACCGACTGTATTTCATCCTGGCTTTCAACAAACACCTGCGCCTGTCCCGCATAGGACAGCACATAAGCCTTGCCCTCATTTAGTGCCGCGACGAGTGTCTGAGACAACACATGTCGTCCGTTCTGCGTGATCGTGCAAGTGGTTTCCAAGGCCGTGACTTCGCCCAACATGGAAGAATGGATCTTATTACACACACTTTGATAACCACCCTGGAAAAAATCCTTTTGGATTGACTTACGCATTTCCAGTAATACGCCTTGCAAGTTGACTTGATGATCGGCCTCGATGGGCGTCGTGGTCAATTCCATGACCATCACCGCATTGCCCCCGGCATCGCTCTTGGTCGCCCGTTGTCGATTCGTTCCCGGCGCCGTCGTCGAGGCAGGAGCCTCGGCGGGTAGCGACTCGATCACCCAGCCCTGTGGCCATGCGACCTGCGGTTCAACCGCCTGGACACCGCCACTCGCAATGGTGGCAAACAGCAGGACAAACAGCGAAAGGCACGGTCGAATCATTGCGTTGCACTCAAGGACGAATCGTAAAGTCTGAAGCCCACCGCCGAACCAGGCAATAGCCACGCACGGTTTGGCGATGCTGCATCCCTTGCGTATCATGGGCGCACCTGCAAGGAAGCCGTTTAACGCAAGCCCAGGAACCGTCGCAACAGAGTTGCTACGCCGTTTGCCCCACTTATTTTCCGGAGGGCCCATGAGCCTGCACGAACTCAATACTTTCCCGGGCGTCACTGCCCAACCCGACGCTGTCACGGCCGGATTCGTCTTCAACCACACCATGCTGCGGGTCAAGGACATTACCAAGTCCCTGGATTTCTACACCCGGGTGCTGGGTTTTTCCCTGGTGGAAAAACGCGACTTCCCGGAAGCTGAATTCAGTCTGTATTTCCTGGCCCTGGTAGACAAGAACCAGATTCCTGCGGATGCGTCGGCCCGTACCGAATGGATGAAGTCGATCCCTGGCATCCTCGAACTGACCCACAACCATGGCACCGAAAGCGATCCGGCGTTCGCCTACCACAACGGCAACACCGACCCGCGTGGGTTTGGCCACATCTGCATCTCGGTACCGGACGTCGTTGCTGCCTGCGAGCGCTTCGAAGCACTGGGCTGCGACTTCCAGAAACGCCTGACCGACGGCCGCATGAAGAGCCTGGCGTTCATCAAGGACCCGGATGGCTACTGGGTTGAAATCATCCAGCCGGCACCGCTGTAAACCTCCCCCACCACCCCATGTGGGAGCTTGCTCCCACAGAATAATGGGCGATAAAAAACCCCATGAGCCATGACTCATGGGGTTTTGTTTTTCCGCTATCGGCTGCTTAGGCCGGCGCAGAGGAGCGGATCAGGTGGTCGAAGGCGCTCAGCGAAGCCTTGGCCCCCTCGCCCACGGCGATCACGATCTGCTTGTACGGCACGGTGGTCACGTCCCCGGCGGCGAACACACCAGGGATCGAGGTTTCGCCCCGGGTATCGACGACGATCTCGCCACGCGGCGACAACTCGACGGTGCCTTTGAGCCAATCGGTGTTGGGCAGCAGGCCGATCTGCACGAAGATCCCTTCGAGCTCGACGTCCCGCACTTCAGCGCTTGGACGGTCCTTGTAGCGCAAGCCGTTGACCTTCTGGCCATCGCCCGTCACTTCGGTGGTCTGGGCGTTGGTAATCACCGTGACGTTCGGCAGGCTGTGCAGCTTACGCTGGAGCACAGCGTCGGCACGCAATTGCACATCGAACTCCAGCAAGGTGACATGGGCCACGATGCCGGCCAGGTCGATGGCCGCTTCAACGCCGGAGTTGCCGCCGCCGATCACCGCCACGCGCTTGCCTTTGAACAGCGGACCGTCACAGTGCGGGCAGTACGCCACACCCTTGTTGCGGTATTGCTGCTCGCCCGGCACGTTCATTTCGCGCCAACGGGCACCGGTTGCCAGGATCACAGTCCTGGCCTTGAGGCTTGCACCGCTGGCAAACTTGACTTCATGCAGCGCGCCATCCTTGCCTGGCACCAATGCATCGGCGCGTTGCAGGTTCATGATGTCCACGTCGTACTGCTTGACGTGTTCTTCCAGGGCCACGGCCAGCTTCGGGCCTTCGGTTTCCTGGACCGAAATGAAGTTCTCGATAGCCATGGTGTCGAGCACCTGACCGCCGAAACGCTCCGCCGCCACACCGGTGCGGATGCCTTTACGGGCTGCATAGATAGCCGCCGAAGCACCCGCCGGGCCGCCGCCCACCACCAGCACATCGAATGCATCCTTGGCGCTGATCTTTTCAGCCTGGCGCTCGATACCGCTGGTGTCGATCTTGGCAAGAATCTCCTCCAGGCCCATGCGGCCCTGGCCGAAGTTCACGCCGTTCAAGTAGATGCTCGGCACGGCCATGATCTGGCGCTCATCGACCTCGGCCTGGAACAGCGCGCCGTCGATAGCCACGTGACGAATGTTCGGGTTCAGCACGGCCATCAGGTTCAGCGCCTGGACCACGTCCGGGCAGTTCTGGCACGACAGCGAGAAATAGGTCTCGAAGTTGAACTCGCCTTTAAGGGCGCGGATCTGTTCGATAACGTCGACACTGGCTTTCGATGGGTGGCCGCCGACTTGCAGCAAGGCCAGCACCAGCGAAGTGAATTCGTGGCCCATGGGGATACCGGCAAAGCGCAGGCTGATATCAGCGCCCGGGCGATTCAACGAAAACGAAGGCTTGCGCGCATCGGTACCGTTGTCGAGCAAAGTAATCTGGTCAGAAAGGCTGGCAACGTCTTT
This genomic window contains:
- a CDS encoding DMT family transporter; the encoded protein is MKTLEQTIPTPSDLPVYLKLAMVTMIWGGTFVAGRILSDALAPLFAASLRFLLASIALLLFLALARIPLVRPSLKQGLQLAALGFFGIFFYNLCFFYGLQYINASRASLIVALNPAVIGLASWWLFKERLGRLKVAGIVLCIGGAGLVIVSRDPSLLQNTAQGWIGDLLIFGCVLGWGIYSLFSRSLNESLGPLQTVTWSILLGTLMLWLACVAGGEMRLEALRGLDARQWLSLLYLGVLGSALAYIAWYDGIRRIGATRSGVFIALNPLTAVLLGALLLDERLTALMCVGGGLILVGIFLCNKPLARSAGKAI
- a CDS encoding histone-like nucleoid-structuring protein, MvaT/MvaU family; the encoded protein is MSRLAEFRAAERALQEQLKQLESLKNDAGLKKEIEFEEKLQGLMKTYGKSLRDIIAILDPKPSKAGLPAAKPVKTRRARVVKVYHNPHTGELIETKGGNHRGLKAWKEQYGAGTVDSWLRG
- a CDS encoding EAL domain-containing protein; translated protein: MPLTATRSRTRPRRYLITLLCALLPMLSGLGILYLQATRTLEQQTRQTAEELVRQVELMLDNTALSARELLPLAGQPCEAVKLALREQVTRRPFVRSTNLVRDNTLYCSSLFGAFEEKVNPGDYHQGALWLMNGNPVTPDTALLIYRLNEGEQGALATLDGYHLANVLRLIGGQTRLLLQVGPNWLAADGKVRQAPLPTLAVARSDLISSRYPFNVEAGFDEGEVWRYMTREYPPLFSLLIFFGVIAGTLGHCLQKRASSPSHELQRALEAGEFVPYLQPVVHGDSKRWAGVEVLMRWNHPTEGLVRPDLFIPFAEHSGLIVPMTRTLMLQTRHLLAPLTSLLEAPFHVGINITARHCQDLALVDDCRAFLDAFPPGTITLVLELTERELIEPTPITHRLFEQLRELGVKIAIDDFGTGHSSLGYLRQFNVDFLKIDQSFVAMIGADALSRHILDSIIELSGKLDLGIVAEGVETLEQSDYLAAHGVNFLQGYLFSHPISGQDFIETLTAINGNYPPPAY
- the ahpF gene encoding alkyl hydroperoxide reductase subunit F, with protein sequence MLDANLKAQLKSYLERVTQPIEIVASLDDGAKSQEMLALLKDVASLSDQITLLDNGTDARKPSFSLNRPGADISLRFAGIPMGHEFTSLVLALLQVGGHPSKASVDVIEQIRALKGEFNFETYFSLSCQNCPDVVQALNLMAVLNPNIRHVAIDGALFQAEVDERQIMAVPSIYLNGVNFGQGRMGLEEILAKIDTSGIERQAEKISAKDAFDVLVVGGGPAGASAAIYAARKGIRTGVAAERFGGQVLDTMAIENFISVQETEGPKLAVALEEHVKQYDVDIMNLQRADALVPGKDGALHEVKFASGASLKARTVILATGARWREMNVPGEQQYRNKGVAYCPHCDGPLFKGKRVAVIGGGNSGVEAAIDLAGIVAHVTLLEFDVQLRADAVLQRKLHSLPNVTVITNAQTTEVTGDGQKVNGLRYKDRPSAEVRDVELEGIFVQIGLLPNTDWLKGTVELSPRGEIVVDTRGETSIPGVFAAGDVTTVPYKQIVIAVGEGAKASLSAFDHLIRSSAPA
- a CDS encoding LysR family transcriptional regulator — its product is MTLTQLEIFSLVAELRGFTAAATRLGIGQSAVSHAIKSLEQELGVELLRRHQSPVELSDIGQQLLLRARAMLGLANTLRQEAADARGMRRGTLRIGSFGPTSSMKLLPAILQRYRALHPGIEVHIDEGPDRQVIQWLDERRIDVGFVVLPEDRFDTFALMEDQMVALLPTAHPLAAQASLSLKDLCNDPFVLTEAGSSELVSRLFNAARLTPNVRFRCSQLLSTLDVVRRGEAVSVVSEGSLPGGDNAGFVTRPLSPRIPRQIGLAVLDSRQASPATLAFIELARQA
- a CDS encoding DUF4946 domain-containing protein — encoded protein: MIRPCLSLFVLLFATIASGGVQAVEPQVAWPQGWVIESLPAEAPASTTAPGTNRQRATKSDAGGNAVMVMELTTTPIEADHQVNLQGVLLEMRKSIQKDFFQGGYQSVCNKIHSSMLGEVTALETTCTITQNGRHVLSQTLVAALNEGKAYVLSYAGQAQVFVESQDEIQSVRNSLKL
- the gloA gene encoding lactoylglutathione lyase — translated: MSLHELNTFPGVTAQPDAVTAGFVFNHTMLRVKDITKSLDFYTRVLGFSLVEKRDFPEAEFSLYFLALVDKNQIPADASARTEWMKSIPGILELTHNHGTESDPAFAYHNGNTDPRGFGHICISVPDVVAACERFEALGCDFQKRLTDGRMKSLAFIKDPDGYWVEIIQPAPL